Proteins co-encoded in one Corylus avellana chromosome ca9, CavTom2PMs-1.0 genomic window:
- the LOC132162110 gene encoding E3 ubiquitin-protein ligase PUB23-like, whose protein sequence is MDEIDVPPFFLCPISLELMKDPVTVSTGITYDRESIEKWLFSRKNNTCPATKQALPNDCDLTPNHTLRRLIQSWCTMNASHGVERIPTPKPPISKTQIANLLNDAKSPHLNSKCLQKLRSIASESAANKRCMEAAGAVEFLASIVSSTTVEEASSADALSILYSLQLSEAALKNLIGKNGEFIKSLIRVMQRGSYESRAYSILLLKSMMAVADPMQMIRLETEFFVEIVQVLHDQISQQASSAALKLLIQLSPWGRNRIKAVNGGAVSVLIGLLLDSSERRACEMMLMVVDILCGCAEGRAELLEHAAGLAIVSKKIMRVSQVATDKAVRILLSVSKFSATPAVVQEMLQLGVVAKLCLMFQMDCENKAKEKAREILKLHARAWRNSSCIPKNLLSSYPS, encoded by the coding sequence ATGGACGAGATCGACGTTCCTCCCTTCTTTCTCTGCCCCATTTCTCTGGAGCTCATGAAAGACCCCGTCACAGTCTCCACCGGAATAACCTACGACCGCGAAAGCATCGAAAAGTGGTTGTTTTCCCGAAAGAACAACACCTGTCCGGCTACAAAACAAGCACTTCCCAACGACTGTGATCTCACGCCAAACCACACTCTCAGGCGATTGATCCAGTCTTGGTGCACCATGAACGCTTCCCACGGCGTCGAAAGGATTCCGACCCCGAAGCCTCCGATTAGCAAAACCCAAATTGCCAATCTACTCAACGACGCCAAATCCCCACACTTGAATAGCAAGTGTTTGCAAAAACTCCGCTCAATCGCTTCGGAGAGCGCCGCCAACAAACGTTGCATGGAAGCTGCGGGAGCCGTTGAGTTCTTAGCTTCCATTGTGAGCTCAACAACAGTAGAAGAAGCTTCAAGCGCCGACGCCTTAAGCATCCTCTACAGTCTCCAGCTTTCAGAAGCTGCTCTGAAGAATCTCATCGGGAAAAATGGCGAATTTATCAAATCCTTGATACGAGTCATGCAACGTGGCAGCTACGAATCTCGTGCTTATTCGATTTTGTTGTTGAAATCCATGATGGCAGTGGCTGATCCGATGCAGATGATCAGGTTGGAAACCGAATTCTTCGTCGAAATAGTGCAGGTTTTGCATGATCAGATCTCCCAGCAGGCCTCAAGCGCCGCATTGAAATTGCTAATCCAGCTTTCTCCGTGGGGGAGAAACAGAATCAAAGCCGTCAATGGAGGCGCAGTTTCTGTTTTGATAGGACTTCTTCTTGATTCTTCCGAGCGAAGGGCTTGCGAGATGATGTTGATGGTGGTGGACATTCTATGCGGATGTGCCGAGGGGCGGGCAGAGCTCTTGGAGCATGCGGCAGGACTGGCCATCGTGTCAAAGAAAATTATGAGGGTTTCGCAGGTGGCGACCGACAAGGCGGTGAGAATTCTCCTGTCGGTTTCGAAGTTCTCGGCGACTCCAGCGGTTGTTCAAGAAATGTTGCAATTGGGTGTGGTGGCGAAGCTATGTTTGATGTTTCAAATGGACTGTGAGAACAAGGCTAAAGAGAAAGCTAGAGAGATACTTAAGCTGCACGCTAGGGCATGGAGGAATTCTTCATGTATACCAAAAAACTTGCTCTCTTCTTATCcatcttga
- the LOC132162004 gene encoding E3 ubiquitin-protein ligase PUB23-like, producing MDEIDVPPFFLCPISLELMKDPVTVSTGITYDRESIEKWLFSGKNNTCPATKQALPADCDLTPNHTLRRLIQSWCTMNASHGVERIPTPKPPISKTQIAKLLNDAKSPHLNAKCLQKLRSIASESAANKRCMQAAGAVEFLASIVSSTTVEEASSADALSILYSLQLSGATLKILIGKNGEFIKSLLRVMQRGSYESRAYSILLLKSMMAGADPMQMIKLETEFFVEIVQVLHDQISQQASSAALKLLIQLSPWGRNRIKAVNGGAISVLIGLLLDSSERRACEMMLMAVDILCGCAEGRAELLEHAAGLAIVSKKIMRVSQVATDKAVRILLSVSKFSATPAVVQEMLQLGVVAKLCLMLQIDCENKAKEKAREILKLHDRAWRSSSCIPKNLLSSYPS from the coding sequence ATGGACGAGATCGACGTTCCTCCCTTCTTTCTCTGCCCCATTTCTCTGGAGCTCATGAAAGACCCCGTCACAGTCTCCACCGGAATAACCTACGACCGCGAAAGCATCGAAAAGTGGTTGTTTTCCGGGAAGAACAACACCTGTCCGGCTACAAAACAAGCACTTCCCGCCGACTGTGATCTCACGCCAAACCACACTCTCAGGCGATTAATCCAGTCTTGGTGCACCATGAACGCCTCCCACGGCGTCGAAAGGATTCCGACCCCGAAGCCTCCGATCAGCAAAACCCAGATTGCCAAGCTCCTCAACGACGCCAAATCCCCACACTTGAATGCCAAGTGTTTGCAAAAACTCCGCTCAATCGCTTCGGAGAGTGCCGCCAACAAACGTTGCATGCAAGCTGCAGGAGCCGTTGAGTTCTTAGCTTCCATTGTGAGTTCAACAACAGTAGAAGAAGCTTCAAGCGCCGACGCCTTAAGCATCCTCTACAGTCTCCAGCTTTCAGGAGCTACTCTGAAGATTCTCATCGGGAAAAATGGCGAATTTATCAAATCATTGCTACGAGTCATGCAACGTGGCAGCTACGAGTCTCGTGCTTATTCGATTTTGTTGTTGAAATCCATGATGGCAGGTGCTGATCCGATGCAGATGATCAAGTTGGAAACCGAATTCTTCGTCGAAATAGTGCAGGTTTTGCATGATCAGATCTCCCAGCAGGCCTCAAGCGCCGCATTGAAACTACTAATCCAGCTTTCTCCGTGGGGGAGAAACAGAATCAAAGCCGTCAATGGAGGCGCAATTTCTGTTTTGATAGGACTTCTTCTTGATTCTTCCGAACGAAGGGCTTGTGAGATGATGTTGATGGCGGTGGACATTCTCTGCGGATGCGCCGAGGGGCGGGCCGAGCTCTTGGAGCACGCTGCGGGGTTGGCCATCGTGTCGAAGAAAATTATGAGGGTTTCGCAGGTGGCGACCGACAAGGCTGTGAGAATTCTCCTGTCAGTTTCGAAGTTCTCAGCGACTCCGGCGGTTGTTCAGGAAATGTTGCAGTTGGGTGTGGTGGCAAAGCTATGTTTGATGCTTCAAATTGACTGTGAGAACAAGGCTAAAGAAAAAGCTAGAGAGATACTTAAGCTGCACGATAGGGCATGGAGGAGTTCTTCATGTATACCAAAAAACTTGCTCTCTTCTTATCcatcttga
- the LOC132162171 gene encoding E3 ubiquitin-protein ligase PUB23-like gives MDEIDVPPFFLCPISLELMKDPVTVSTGITYDRENIEKWLFSGKNNTCPATKQALPADCDLTPNHTLRRLIQSWCTMNASHGVERIPTPKPPISKTQIAKLLNNAKSPHLNTKCLQKLRSIASESAANKRCMEAAGAVEFLASIVSSTTVEEASSADALSILYSLQLSEAALKILIGKSGEFIKSLIRVMQRGRYESRAYSILLLKSMMEVADPMQMIRLETEFFVEIVQVLHDQISQQASSAALKLLIQLSPWGRNRIKAVNGGAVSVLIGLLLDSSEGRACEMMLMVVDILCGCAEGRAELLEHGAGLAIVSKKIMRVSQVATDKAVRILLSVSKFSATPAVVQEMLQLGVVAKLCLMVQMDCENKAKEKAREILKLHARAWRSSSCIPKNLLSSYPS, from the coding sequence ATGGACGAGATCGACGTTCCTCCCTTCTTTCTCTGCCCCATTTCTCTGGAGCTCATGAAAGACCCCGTCACAGTCTCCACCGGAATAACCTACGACCGCGAAAACATCGAAAAGTGGTTGTTTTCCGGGAAGAACAACACCTGTCCGGCTACAAAACAAGCACTTCCCGCCGACTGTGATCTCACGCCAAACCACACTCTCAGGCGATTGATCCAGTCTTGGTGCACCATGAACGCTTCCCACGGCGTCGAAAGGATTCCGACCCCGAAGCCTCCGATCAGCAAAACCCAGATTGCCAAGCTCCTCAACAACGCCAAATCCCCACACTTGAATACCAAGTGTTTGCAAAAACTCCGCTCAATCGCTTCGGAGAGCGCCGCCAACAAACGTTGCATGGAAGCTGCAGGAGCCGTTGAGTTCTTAGCTTCCATTGTGAGCTCAACAACAGTAGAAGAAGCTTCAAGCGCCGACGCCTTAAGCATCCTCTACAGTCTCCAGCTTTCAGAAGCCGCTCTGAAGATTCTCATCGGGAAAAGTGGCGAATTTATCAAATCATTGATACGAGTCATGCAACGTGGCCGCTACGAGTCTCGTGCTTATTCGATTTTGTTGTTGAAATCCATGATGGAAGTGGCTGATCCGATGCAGATGATCAGGTTGGAAACCGAATTCTTCGTTGAAATAGTGCAGGTTTTGCATGATCAGATCTCCCAGCAGGCCTCAAGCGCCGCATTGAAACTACTAATCCAGCTTTCTCCGTGGGGGAGAAACAGAATCAAAGCCGTCAATGGAGGCGCAGTTTCTGTTTTGATAGGACTTCTTCTTGATTCTTCCGAGGGAAGGGCTTGTGAGATGATGTTGATGGTGGTGGACATTCTCTGCGGATGCGCCGAGGGGCGAGCGGAGCTCTTGGAGCACGGGGCGGGGCTGGCCATCGTGTCGAAGAAAATTATGAGGGTTTCGCAGGTGGCAACCGACAAGGCGGTGAGAATTCTCCTGTCGGTTTCGAAGTTCTCGGCGACTCCAGCAGTTGTTCAGGAAATGTTGCAGTTAGGTGTAGTGGCAAAGCTATGTTTGATGGTTCAAATGGACTGTGAGAACAAGGCTAAAGAAAAAGCTAGAGAGATACTTAAGCTGCACGCTAGGGCATGGAGGAGTTCTTCATGTATACCAAAAAACTTGCTCTCTTCTTATCCatcttga